In Streptomyces capitiformicae, one genomic interval encodes:
- a CDS encoding DUF4232 domain-containing protein → MRHSNGIRRAALATTAVTAVAAAVTGILPGTAMAASTTTSTPPPACPASALQVSARQAAHPPVGTGTGAAVVQFTNVSKRTCVLKGHPTTVAGAGNGSPTHNTPLKITTTGRAATVTVRPHGKAWVKLTFVQVQGEGDGYCVSGKTPKAFPTMVIGLPRSGKHQVALNDGWWAECDNKVTVTPVLAVKPS, encoded by the coding sequence ATGCGGCACAGCAACGGCATTCGCAGGGCGGCTCTGGCGACGACGGCGGTCACGGCCGTCGCGGCGGCGGTGACCGGCATCCTGCCCGGCACTGCCATGGCGGCGAGCACCACCACCTCCACCCCGCCGCCCGCCTGCCCGGCCTCCGCCCTCCAGGTCAGCGCCCGTCAGGCCGCCCACCCACCCGTCGGGACCGGGACCGGGGCGGCGGTCGTGCAGTTCACCAACGTCTCCAAGAGGACGTGCGTCCTGAAGGGCCATCCGACGACGGTCGCGGGCGCCGGCAACGGCTCCCCCACCCACAACACCCCGCTCAAGATCACCACCACCGGCAGGGCGGCCACCGTGACGGTCCGGCCGCACGGCAAGGCGTGGGTGAAGCTGACCTTCGTCCAGGTCCAGGGGGAGGGCGACGGCTACTGCGTCTCGGGCAAGACCCCGAAGGCGTTTCCGACGATGGTCATCGGGCTGCCGCGCTCCGGGAAGCACCAGGTCGCCCTGAACGACGGGTGGTGGGCCGAGTGCGACAACAAGGTGACCGTCACCCCGGTCTTGGCGGTCAAGCCTTCCTGA
- a CDS encoding Yip1 family protein codes for MSQLGRKAGPVAPGPAHHSPGPGTFDDVAGFRIGRGRDNGAPQARPQHPPYGQQAPQAGGPSYGYPQTPPGPPYGGGRGGAQGWPQTNGGGPPGNYGTRGAHGAHANHGEPEYFGDDGSHPGAGADPYAANNPGHTQAFSVGEDPYHQSEPYRAGQAPPAPLGPRLPWKALLKGIITSPNQTFLAMRDYAVWGPALIVMFLYGLLAVFGFDTAREDAINATLSNAVPIVLVTAVTMVVSTFILGVVTHTLARQLGGVGAWQPTVGLSMLIMAITDAPRLVVAMFAGGDAPFVQILGWATWVAAGALLTLMVSKSHDLPWPKALGASAIQLIAILSLIKLGTF; via the coding sequence ATGTCACAGCTCGGCCGCAAAGCCGGACCGGTTGCCCCCGGTCCGGCACACCACTCGCCGGGACCAGGTACGTTCGATGACGTGGCTGGATTCAGGATCGGACGCGGCCGGGACAACGGCGCTCCTCAAGCGCGACCGCAACACCCCCCGTACGGGCAGCAGGCCCCGCAGGCCGGCGGCCCGTCGTACGGCTATCCCCAGACGCCCCCCGGGCCGCCGTACGGCGGCGGCCGGGGCGGCGCCCAGGGCTGGCCCCAGACGAACGGCGGCGGGCCCCCCGGGAACTACGGCACCCGCGGAGCCCACGGGGCCCACGCCAATCACGGTGAGCCGGAGTACTTCGGCGACGACGGTTCGCACCCCGGAGCCGGCGCGGACCCGTACGCGGCCAACAACCCCGGCCACACCCAGGCGTTCTCGGTCGGCGAGGACCCGTACCACCAGAGCGAGCCCTACCGCGCGGGCCAGGCCCCGCCGGCCCCGCTCGGCCCGCGCCTGCCCTGGAAGGCCCTGCTCAAGGGGATCATCACCAGCCCCAACCAGACCTTCCTGGCGATGCGCGACTACGCGGTGTGGGGCCCCGCCCTCATCGTGATGTTCCTGTACGGCCTGCTCGCGGTCTTCGGCTTCGACACGGCCCGCGAGGACGCGATCAACGCGACGCTCTCCAACGCCGTACCGATCGTCCTGGTCACGGCCGTGACCATGGTGGTGAGCACCTTCATCCTGGGCGTGGTCACCCACACCCTGGCCCGCCAGCTCGGCGGCGTCGGCGCCTGGCAGCCCACGGTCGGCCTCTCCATGCTGATCATGGCCATCACGGACGCGCCCCGCCTGGTCGTCGCGATGTTCGCGGGCGGCGACGCCCCCTTCGTCCAGATCCTCGGCTGGGCCACCTGGGTCGCCGCGGGCGCCCTGCTGACCCTGATGGTCTCCAAGTCCCACGACCTGCCGTGGCCGAAGGCCCTGGGCGCGTCGGCGATCCAGCTGATCGCGATCCTGTCACTGATCAAGCTGGGCACGTTCTAA